The Salmo salar chromosome ssa06, Ssal_v3.1, whole genome shotgun sequence sequence TCATCCTGGCGAAAGCTTACGCCCGCCTGCGCCGCCGCTCCAAGGCCACCTTCCTGCTCTTCGCCAGCTCCCTGGTGGCCACAGACTTTGCCGGCCACGTCATCCCCGGTGCCCTGGTGTTGAGGCTGTACTCAGCTGGGGCTGCGACTGGGCCCTTATCTCGCGCTGCCACCGATGCCCCCTGCCAGTTCCTAGGAGGTagcatggtgttcttcggcttgtgcCCATTGTTCCTGGGCTGTGCCATGGCTGCTGAGCGCTGCCTGGGTGTCACACAGCCCCTGCTCCATGCCTCACTGGTCACCACGGCTCGCACCAAGATGGCACTGGCTCTCATCTGGCTGCTGGCTCTGTTTGTGGCCCTCCTGCCCTTCTTCAGGCTGGGGGCCTACACCTACCAGTACCCCTGGACCTGGTGCTTCATCAGGGTCCTGGGAGAGACTCAGGAGACAGACGTGGCCTTTGTCATGCTGTTCTCTGGACTGGGCCTGGCCTCTCTGACTGTGGCCCTGGTGTGTAATACCATCAGTGGGGTCACGCTGGTGCTTGCCAGAATGCGTAAGAAGTGTAAGACCTGCTACCGTCGCTCAGCCAAGTCCCACGACATTGAGATGGTGGCCCAGCTGGTGGGCATTATGATCACCTCTTGCATCTGCTGGAGCCCCCTGCTGGTGAGTTGGAAAAGTTCAGTTCACTGAAACACAATTCTGCATTAATCAGGGAAGGGGTCAAAACTATCTTTATTGTGTTCCATTCGGGAATTAAGGTCTCTTTTCAATCCTTATCATGGAAATTCAGCGCCACAGCgtaattgaaaggcaatgctccAACGTTAGCGGCtactgcattcatggtaaacgctTCATATGTCTGCTCAATCGGGAAATCCCACATGAAAAAAAGActagtatactatggtataaatcagggctctccaacactGTTCCTGGAAAGCTgccttcctgtaggtttttgctccaatcccaatctagcgcacctgattctaataagtagctggttgataaactgaatcaggttagttacaactggagttggagtgaaaacctacaggaatgtagctctccaggaacaggttttggagagccctggtataaatactatagtattcaatGTAGTGGTTTTGCAGACttcactgtagtattcactgtagtgatTTTGCAGACATTCATGTAGTACTTACtacagtgtttttgttttattatctttgacatagaggCTTTCTCCTTCATGAAACCTACTAAATGAGCACaatttccataacctgtaggtaaaTCAGCCAGTGTCAAAGGCGTCGATGAAcggtgaccaaaatgcagcgggtatagtgctcatctttcttCTTTATTTGAAAGAACacccaaaacaaaataaacagacgacgaaacagttccataaggcacacaggctatacagaaaataaccacccacaaagacacaggaaaaacaggctgcctaagtatggcttccaagacacctgcctctgattggaagccatacctggccacacatagaaaaagaaacatagaaatagaaaactagaaccaaaatcccctagaaccaaaaaaaccaaaacaaacaccccctgccacaccctgaccatactacaattacaaatgacccctttactggtcaggatgtgacagccaGCCTGAAATCTTAACAGATAATTCATCACTTCTGCTATTTTCTATTACCTGTAGGGAACATAATATattctatacttggcatgtaggtttctcacttatgggtggcacaaattgggattggagaggggaatgggcagggtatatgcaaatgaAATACTGTCGTCTTTACTATAGTAAAAAAGgttagtgtttttgcggacattactgtagtatttactacagtgttcTTTTGTGGATCATACTGTAATATTAActgtagtattctacagtatactacaacattctatagtaagtactacacatgattgagggatactaccgtgtgtagtatagtgttctacagtatactacagtttactatagaattctatagtaaactgtagtaattTTTCATGCAGGTTTCATTTACACTGCTATTGCACTTCaacgatacagattgaatagagcccttaatcTTCATTCACTGAGATACTGAAATGGATTTGACTTCAACTATGGAAATGAGAGTTAGAGCTCAATAACCTGAAATGATCCGAGTCATCACCTACCAATGACCTGTGATAGGAATGACATGCTCTTCTGAATATTCATGCATCCCATTCTCAGGCTGTGTGAAAGTGCAATGGTGGTTTACTATCAAATAAGAATGTTGTACATCCACACTTCATGTAATCCTTATAAATAATAGTAATGTTCATAATTGTTTGTTGCTCGGAGGAATATAAATATCCAAGATATTCTGAcctataattatttatttattttttcaattaagccttattttaccaggtaagttgactgagaacacattctgatTTATAGCAACGACCTGGAGAAAAGTtacaggggagaagaggggggatgaatgagccaattggaagcttgAGAGACAAGCCAGaagtgagatgcagggtggtaAAAGCATAAAATAATATTGTAAAAATTCTCAGCTAACAAAAGTAATTCAACCTCTCAGTAAATCTCCAAGATATTCTGCCCCATAAACTCAAAGGCTTGAAATAATATAGAAAATCTCTGCTAACAATCCAGTAATATTTCATCCTCTTTTTGTACACCTTCTGAAATAGACACTTTCCAGTTCCCAGTCATAAACACCATGATTCAGAATACTGCACCTAAAACAGATGGATAGACATGGTGCACTGCACCAAGGTTATAAATGAATAGTCATGGTGGGCCCTTGCATTGACTAGATGGAATAAATTATAAATGATTTAAGGGCATGCCATTATGAAGGGCTTGAATAACGCTGGCCTTGCTGGGCATCACCCTATTTCAGATTGGGTGACATTGAGAATGTTACAGCTTCTCTCCTTTTCCAGTCTTCTGGGAAAGAGGAATATTAGCCAACTAAAATAATTTCATACGAACACATGATGATGGTTTCATGATTCTTGTAATCATGGAGATTGTGTTTTACAATTCCAATACTATTAGTATAAACTGTTAATTTAGTATAAACTGTTAATATGACAAATCAATTATTCAAGTCCAATATAAAAGTAACCATTCATTTTGACACATAAACTGTGAGGAGTGAAAGAAGACAGACTATAAACCATGCTTCACTTAGAATAGCcttgagacccccccccccaccaattcCTCCTTCCAAAAAGTATGTATTGTTCTTTATTTAGAACATTATGTGCATTAAAAGTGTCTATTAATGGATTTCTCACCTGGAAGACATTAGGCCCAGTAATGTCAGTAGTTGACCTGTTGATTTGCACAATACTGCACAAAAGCTGGGCCCAAGTATAATTACTGATGTGTGAACTAAGTAGGAACAGCTTAGCATTCATTTTTACTGTTGGGGAGATGTGAGAACCATTAAAGAGGCATTGTTTGTGTTTAAAATCTCTTAATAAGCTGTGTCCAACTGTTATAAAAATTGTAAATACAATTTATCAGGCTACAATTTTGAAATTAGAACCTGTGATTTCTAACATCAGCAAAACTATTCATAGGAACACGTTGTAAAGATGCATTTTGACTGATCCATTTATGATTTGTTTTGTTAATATGTGGCATTCTACAGTGTTAGGTAATGTAGATAAATTACTAGCAGTGTATGCAGATTGATGCGAACATATAAACACCGGCTGAACATCTCTATATCCTGCACAACCACTGTAAAACTAACCCAGGTATCTGTGTTCCTTGCAGATCTTTGGCCTGATGTCAGTCACACGGTCCTACAGCGGTTCCATAGGCAGTGACCAGGACACATACAGGAAGTTGATGGTGATGGGTGTCCGGCTGGCCTCCTGGAACCAGATCCTGGACCCCTGGGTCTACATCCTGCTGCGCCGGGCCGTGCTGAGGAAGATCTACCGCATCACCAAGAGCCGGGCCAGCTTCAAGAACAGCACCTTCCGCCATTGGGACATCAGCTCCTTCCAGAATTCTGAGAAAATAAACACTGTTAACAGGATCTGAGGGAGAAgaaaagacaaagacagaaagagacatcttatcaaggtcctttgttgttcttGGTGCTTTATTTACCACCCAACCCAACATGCTGGATTGAGGAGAAGACTGAACATCCAGCAGTAGGATCTAACAGCAGTGTTGGTGTATCACACAAAAGGAAATACCTATTGCCTATAAGACCTATATTCCTTTATTGAGAACTGTGTGGGTCTGCCTGACTGTGAAAGTCTATGGGGTTTGGGATTGAAATCAGCATCCTCCAGATCTTGGATCTCTTTCAGATTGATTTGATTGGCCAGTAAGACCTGCTTTTGACTGACTGTTGTGTGGAGAAGTCTCATCCTTTTATGGGATACTGACAAGCCAGACTATACTCAAACAAATGAAATGTCATAAACGGATTTATAACAGAGAAATCTGACCAAGTGAGGACAGTATGCCTCACCTGGATACTGGAGACATAGCACAGATAATTCTGCCCAAGGAGTCTTTCTCGGTGTACATAACAGTACATGAAATGAAGCTGCCTATAAGATCTCAACAACAAACAtctcaaattgtgtgtgtgtgtgtgtgtgtgtgtgtgtgtgtgtgtgtgtgtgtgtgtgtgtgtgtgtgtgtgtgtgtgtgtgtgtgtgtgtgtgtgtgtgtgtgtgtgtgtgtgtgtgtgtgtgtgtgtgtgtgttactgtcagtgtttTTTGGAGTTCATACTTTGTTTGTTTGTAGAAATGTCAAAGTGCACTTTGACACATCATGAAGTCAGTGGCACTATGCCAAAGCAAAGTAAAGGCTGTGCTTTTACCTGTGCTTGAAGATGTGaaagacatacagtatgtgtcaaACTTGTAATGCTATTAATGTGTgaattgtgtgtatgtatttattGCTTATATTGTTTCCCCAATTGTCTGGGGACCTAAATTAAGCTAAGTGTTCCAAAAGCTATAGAATTTAATGTTGTCTAATAAAGTTTATGTTACCTGTtaccccgtccccacaggaggtcttttgccttttgataggctgtcattgtaaataataatttgttcttaactgacttgcctagttaaataaaggttaaataaaaataaaataaatcacaaaATGGCCTGTCAGGGTCATAGCACCATGGTGCTAATCCCAGGAGAGAACAGAGGTGTGGAAAATGTCCTCTGACAGGAGGAAGTAGAACAGAAATGATCTCAGTATAGGAATGAATTGATACAAGTTTTCATTACTCCATCAATTGCAATGGTTGTAATGAATGTTAATTATTACTGAGTAAAGTGGTCTGTAATGGTTCATATTGATGAACTACCACAAATAATTTCCTACAATACATTCAATGCCTTacaattacatacattttctctgGGGTTTATGGAATTCTATGAACTCaataagaaatgtgaaaataagaCAGCTCTACATCACCGAGTTTCTCCTTAAAATGCAGAAACACAAAGGAATTTTCAAACAACAGTTTGTCACACcaggcaccccccccccccctttttttatgAATGAACCATTTGGTCCAGTCCATTTCTTGGAACAGACTTTTATTTTCCCATTCTAATCGCACCCGGCCGGACACAAGTCATTAGGCACTAGAATGCTTGTGATATTCATTAAGCCAATCAACATGGAGGTAAATTGAGATGCCTACTGCTTTCAGAGACATATTTAGACTTTGGCAAGCAAACCGGgggaatacatacagtacatgtgacAAGAAAGCCAAGGATAGCGCACAACTGAACTGTCAGTCTGACTATATATTATGATGTACTGTGGTTCATTTCAAGAGGCAAAGTGTATATCAGAGCAGCACGCATGTATACCTTACAATGGGAGAACGGCCCCCATTCAAGAGCAGCTGTCTGTAAAACCCTGCGTCTTGACTTCAGAAGTCGTACTCATACGCAATAGACTCTTCATTATACTACAGTGACACCGAGTTAATTTTGGGGGGAGAGCAATAGCATAGATATCACAGAGAAATCCAGAAAAATACAACAAACTTTCCTATAGTCTCCTAATCTACATTTTATCTTCATCATG is a genomic window containing:
- the LOC106607073 gene encoding prostaglandin E2 receptor EP1 subtype isoform X2; protein product: MLAMQHYNSSGLAAPHLLPNQTWGVERVPAMAWTANITTERPMSPPMSPPSNPTAAGLSMTLGILSNIVALVILAKAYARLRRRSKATFLLFASSLVATDFAGHVIPGALVLRLYSAGAATGPLSRAATDAPCQFLGGSMVFFGLCPLFLGCAMAAERCLGVTQPLLHASLVTTARTKMALALIWLLALFVALLPFFRLGAYTYQYPWTWCFIRVLGETQETDVAFVMLFSGLGLASLTVALVCNTISGVTLVLARMRKKCKTCYRRSAKSHDIEMVAQLVGIMITSCICWSPLLIFGLMSVTRSYSGSIGSDQDTYRKLMVMGVRLASWNQILDPWVYILLRRAVLRKIYRITKSRASFKNSTFRHWDISSFQNSEKINTVNRI
- the LOC106607073 gene encoding prostaglandin E2 receptor EP1 subtype isoform X1: MVGCATFWRLCLDLGDGLLMRLLVLFSLGENEALLRIHDFTISSVPSHSEDPDDSQRPVMLAMQHYNSSGLAAPHLLPNQTWGVERVPAMAWTANITTERPMSPPMSPPSNPTAAGLSMTLGILSNIVALVILAKAYARLRRRSKATFLLFASSLVATDFAGHVIPGALVLRLYSAGAATGPLSRAATDAPCQFLGGSMVFFGLCPLFLGCAMAAERCLGVTQPLLHASLVTTARTKMALALIWLLALFVALLPFFRLGAYTYQYPWTWCFIRVLGETQETDVAFVMLFSGLGLASLTVALVCNTISGVTLVLARMRKKCKTCYRRSAKSHDIEMVAQLVGIMITSCICWSPLLIFGLMSVTRSYSGSIGSDQDTYRKLMVMGVRLASWNQILDPWVYILLRRAVLRKIYRITKSRASFKNSTFRHWDISSFQNSEKINTVNRI